A genomic region of Chaetodon auriga isolate fChaAug3 chromosome 11, fChaAug3.hap1, whole genome shotgun sequence contains the following coding sequences:
- the setd4 gene encoding SET domain-containing protein 4 isoform X5, whose translation MCPLSLCPLSLCVLCLSVSSLSVSSVALCPLSLCLLSLCPLSLCSLSLCPLSHCVLCRSASSVALCPLSLSSVPLCSLSVSSLSLCPLSLSLCPLSLPLSHCILCRSVSSVSLCLLSLCPLSLCPLSLCVLSLTVSSVSVSSVYVSSVSVSSVSVSSLCPLSLCPLSLCPLSLCPLSLCVLCLCVLCLSVSSVSVSSVYVSSVSVSSVSLRPLSLCVLCLTVSSVSVSSVYVSSVSVSSVSVSSLSVSSLCVLSLCVLCLTASSVTLCPLSLCVLCLTVSSVSVSSVSVSSLSVSSVSLCPLSVSSVSLCPLSLRPLSHCILCCSVSSVSLCPLSLCPLSLCVLSLCPLSLCPLSLCPLSLCVLSLCPLSVSSVSLCHQLQYVRLMKFLHRRGFTSELLRPALFTDTGRGLQALKTIKPGQLLISLPESCLLTTSTVLNSYLGHYVKSWKPRLSPLLALCVFLVCERHRGEASDWFPYIDTLPTTYTCPAYFTDDVMAVLPACLQRRASEQRDAVRELHGLNQDFFRSLQPILSQPVEEVLSYEALRWAWCSVNTRSVFMSHPSNSFLCGQDVYALAPFLDLLNHRPDVQVSRRLTGFLCVYPR comes from the exons atgtgtcctctgtctctgtgtcctctgtctctctgtgtcctctgtctctctgtgtcctctctctctgtgtcctctgtcgctctgtgtcctctgtctctgtgtcttctgtctctgtgtcctctctctctgtgttctctctctctgtgtcctctgtctcactgtgtcctctgtcgCTCTGCGtcctctgttgctctgtgtcctctgtctctgtcctctgtccctctgtgttctctctctgtgtcctctctctctctgtgtcctctctctctctctctgtgtcctctctctctgcctctctctcactgcatCCTCTGTcgctctgtgtcctctgtctcactgtgtcttctgtctctgtgtcctctctctctgtgtcctctgtctctctgtgtcctctctctcactgtgtcctctgtctctgtgtcttctgtttatgtgtcctctgtctctgtgtcttctgtctctgtgtcctctctgtgtcctctgtctctgtgtcctctctctctgtgtcctctgtctctgtgtcctctgtctctctgtgttctctgtctctgtgtcctctgtctctctgtgtcctctgtctctgtgtcttctgtttatgtgtcctctgtctctgtgtcctctgtctcactgcGTCCTCTGTcgctctgtgtcctctgtctcactgtgtcctctgtctctgtgtcttctgtttatgtgtcctctgtctctgtgtcttctgtctctgtgtcctctctctctgtgtcctctctctgtgtcctctctctctgtgtcctctgtctcactgcgtcctctgtcactctgtgtcctctgtcgctctgtgtcctctgtctcactgtgtcctctgtctctgtgtcttctgtctctgtgtcctctctctctgtgtcctctgtctctctgtgtcctctctctgtgtcctctgtctctctgtgtcctctgtctctgcgtcctctgtctcactgcatcctctgttgctctgtgtcctctgtctcactgtgtcctctgtctctgtgtcctctgtccctctgtgttctctctctgtgtcctctctctctctgtcctctctctctgtgtcctctgtctctctgtgtcctctctctgtgtcctctctctgtgtcctcagtctctctgtgtcacCAGCTGCAGTACGTGAGGCTGATGAAGTTTCTTCATCGACGAGGGTTCACCTCAGAGCTGTTGCGGCCCGCCCTCTTCACAG acacaggcAGAGGACTGCAGGCTCTCAAGACCATAAAG CCCGGCCAGCTGCTCATTTCTCTGCCTGAGTCTTGTCTCCTCACAACCTCGACTGTCCTGAACAGCTACCTGGGACATTATGTCAAGAG CTGGAAGCCCCGGCTCTCTCCCCTGCTGGCGCTCTGTGTCTTCCTGGTGTGCGAGCGGCACAGAGGAGAGGCCTCTGATTGGTTCCCGTACATCGACACGCTGCCCACCACTTACACCTGCCCCGCCTACTTCACAGACGACGTCATGGCtgtcctgcctgcctgtctgcagagACGGGCGTCAGAGCAGAGGGACGCGGTGCGAGAACTGCACGGCCTCAATCAGGACTTCTTCAG ATCCCTGCAGCCAATCCTGAGTCAGCCTGTGGAGGAGGTGTTGTCATATGAGGCAttgag GTGGGCCTGGTGCAGTGTCAACACACGCTCTGTCTTCATGTCCCACCCGTCCAACAGCTTCCTGTGTGGACAGGATGTTTATGCTTTGGCTCCCTTTCTGGACCTGCTCAACCACCGTCCTGACGTGCAG GTATCACGCAGACTCACTGGATTTCTGTGTGTCTATCCTCGCTAA
- the setd4 gene encoding SET domain-containing protein 4 isoform X6 has product MRGHRAGRAWRKRRKRRQKGGRVVQSVSLCHQLQYVRLMKFLHRRGFTSELLRPALFTDTGRGLQALKTIKPGQLLISLPESCLLTTSTVLNSYLGHYVKSWKPRLSPLLALCVFLVCERHRGEASDWFPYIDTLPTTYTCPAYFTDDVMAVLPACLQRRASEQRDAVRELHGLNQDFFRSLQPILSQPVEEVLSYEALRWAWCSVNTRSVFMSHPSNSFLCGQDVYALAPFLDLLNHRPDVQVKAGFNHVTGCYEVGSVSGTPSHQQAFIHYGSHDSQRLLLEYGFVAPSNPHSVVYVDPDVLADVLRGDRSLDQKMKFLRDNDFLHDLSVSSEGPSWRLMMALRLLSLPQTLYHHWRAVLLGQVVCEDREGWSVQTAKTLCQRLLQDTHTALDKISLLLLQRDQAVREQLHVVQSLRQEERCILGSCLEVLEDTLRQPDQLLSCQPHVDV; this is encoded by the exons ATGAGGGGTCATCGGGCTGGACGagcctggaggaagaggaggaagaggaggcagaaaggaggaagagtggTCCAGTCAG tctctctgtgtcacCAGCTGCAGTACGTGAGGCTGATGAAGTTTCTTCATCGACGAGGGTTCACCTCAGAGCTGTTGCGGCCCGCCCTCTTCACAG acacaggcAGAGGACTGCAGGCTCTCAAGACCATAAAG CCCGGCCAGCTGCTCATTTCTCTGCCTGAGTCTTGTCTCCTCACAACCTCGACTGTCCTGAACAGCTACCTGGGACATTATGTCAAGAG CTGGAAGCCCCGGCTCTCTCCCCTGCTGGCGCTCTGTGTCTTCCTGGTGTGCGAGCGGCACAGAGGAGAGGCCTCTGATTGGTTCCCGTACATCGACACGCTGCCCACCACTTACACCTGCCCCGCCTACTTCACAGACGACGTCATGGCtgtcctgcctgcctgtctgcagagACGGGCGTCAGAGCAGAGGGACGCGGTGCGAGAACTGCACGGCCTCAATCAGGACTTCTTCAG ATCCCTGCAGCCAATCCTGAGTCAGCCTGTGGAGGAGGTGTTGTCATATGAGGCAttgag GTGGGCCTGGTGCAGTGTCAACACACGCTCTGTCTTCATGTCCCACCCGTCCAACAGCTTCCTGTGTGGACAGGATGTTTATGCTTTGGCTCCCTTTCTGGACCTGCTCAACCACCGTCCTGACGTGCAG gtCAAAGCAGGTTTCAACCATGTGACAGGATGCTATGAAGTCGGCAGCGTCTCGGGGACGCCGAGCCACCAGCAGGCCTTCATCCACTACGGCTCCCACGACAGCCAGCGCCTGCTGCTGGAGTACGGCTTCGTCGCCCCCTCCAACCCCCACAGCGTGGTCTACGTGGATccag ATGTCCTGGCAGACGTCTTAAGAGGAGACAGGAGTTTGGACCAGAAGATGAAGTTCCTCAGAGACAACGACTTCCTCCA TGATCTGAGTGTGTCCAGTGAAGGTCCCAGCTGGAGGCTGATGATGGCGCTCAGGCTGCTGTCGCTGCCACAGACACTGTA tcACCACTGGAGGGCGGTGTTGCTCGGTCAGGTGGtgtgtgaagacagagaggggtgGAGCGTCCAGACGGCGAAGACTCTCTGTCAGAGACTgctacaggacacacacacagctctggaTAAG atctccctcctcctcctgcagcgcGACCAGGCCGTCAGGGAGCAGCTCCACGTGGTCCAGTCGCTGCGGCAGGAGGAGAGGTGCATCCTGGGAAGCTGTCTTGAGGTACTGGAGGACACCCTGAGACAACCGGACCAACTGTTGTCATGCCAACCCCATGTTGACGTCTGA
- the setd4 gene encoding SET domain-containing protein 4 isoform X2 — MCPLSLCPLSLCVLCLSVSSLSVSSVALCPLSLCLLSLCPLSLCSLSLCPLSHCVLCRSASSVALCPLSLSSVPLCSLSVSSLSLCPLSLSLCPLSLPLSHCILCRSVSSVSLCLLSLCPLSLCPLSLCVLSLTVSSVSVSSVYVSSVSVSSVSVSSLCPLSLCPLSLCPLSLCPLSLCVLCLCVLCLSVSSVSVSSVYVSSVSVSSVSLRPLSLCVLCLTVSSVSVSSVYVSSVSVSSVSVSSLSVSSLCVLSLCVLCLTASSVTLCPLSLCVLCLTVSSVSVSSVSVSSLSVSSVSLCPLSVSSVSLCPLSLRPLSHCILCCSVSSVSLCPLSLCPLSLCVLSLCPLSLCPLSLCPLSLCVLSLCPLSVSSVSLCHQLQYVRLMKFLHRRGFTSELLRPALFTDTGRGLQALKTIKPGQLLISLPESCLLTTSTVLNSYLGHYVKSWKPRLSPLLALCVFLVCERHRGEASDWFPYIDTLPTTYTCPAYFTDDVMAVLPACLQRRASEQRDAVRELHGLNQDFFRWAWCSVNTRSVFMSHPSNSFLCGQDVYALAPFLDLLNHRPDVQVKAGFNHVTGCYEVGSVSGTPSHQQAFIHYGSHDSQRLLLEYGFVAPSNPHSVVYVDPDVLADVLRGDRSLDQKMKFLRDNDFLHDLSVSSEGPSWRLMMALRLLSLPQTLYHHWRAVLLGQVVCEDREGWSVQTAKTLCQRLLQDTHTALDKISLLLLQRDQAVREQLHVVQSLRQEERCILGSCLEVLEDTLRQPDQLLSCQPHVDV; from the exons atgtgtcctctgtctctgtgtcctctgtctctctgtgtcctctgtctctctgtgtcctctctctctgtgtcctctgtcgctctgtgtcctctgtctctgtgtcttctgtctctgtgtcctctctctctgtgttctctctctctgtgtcctctgtctcactgtgtcctctgtcgCTCTGCGtcctctgttgctctgtgtcctctgtctctgtcctctgtccctctgtgttctctctctgtgtcctctctctctctgtgtcctctctctctctctctgtgtcctctctctctgcctctctctcactgcatCCTCTGTcgctctgtgtcctctgtctcactgtgtcttctgtctctgtgtcctctctctctgtgtcctctgtctctctgtgtcctctctctcactgtgtcctctgtctctgtgtcttctgtttatgtgtcctctgtctctgtgtcttctgtctctgtgtcctctctgtgtcctctgtctctgtgtcctctctctctgtgtcctctgtctctgtgtcctctgtctctctgtgttctctgtctctgtgtcctctgtctctctgtgtcctctgtctctgtgtcttctgtttatgtgtcctctgtctctgtgtcctctgtctcactgcGTCCTCTGTcgctctgtgtcctctgtctcactgtgtcctctgtctctgtgtcttctgtttatgtgtcctctgtctctgtgtcttctgtctctgtgtcctctctctctgtgtcctctctctgtgtcctctctctctgtgtcctctgtctcactgcgtcctctgtcactctgtgtcctctgtcgctctgtgtcctctgtctcactgtgtcctctgtctctgtgtcttctgtctctgtgtcctctctctctgtgtcctctgtctctctgtgtcctctctctgtgtcctctgtctctctgtgtcctctgtctctgcgtcctctgtctcactgcatcctctgttgctctgtgtcctctgtctcactgtgtcctctgtctctgtgtcctctgtccctctgtgttctctctctgtgtcctctctctctctgtcctctctctctgtgtcctctgtctctctgtgtcctctctctgtgtcctctctctgtgtcctcagtctctctgtgtcacCAGCTGCAGTACGTGAGGCTGATGAAGTTTCTTCATCGACGAGGGTTCACCTCAGAGCTGTTGCGGCCCGCCCTCTTCACAG acacaggcAGAGGACTGCAGGCTCTCAAGACCATAAAG CCCGGCCAGCTGCTCATTTCTCTGCCTGAGTCTTGTCTCCTCACAACCTCGACTGTCCTGAACAGCTACCTGGGACATTATGTCAAGAG CTGGAAGCCCCGGCTCTCTCCCCTGCTGGCGCTCTGTGTCTTCCTGGTGTGCGAGCGGCACAGAGGAGAGGCCTCTGATTGGTTCCCGTACATCGACACGCTGCCCACCACTTACACCTGCCCCGCCTACTTCACAGACGACGTCATGGCtgtcctgcctgcctgtctgcagagACGGGCGTCAGAGCAGAGGGACGCGGTGCGAGAACTGCACGGCCTCAATCAGGACTTCTTCAG GTGGGCCTGGTGCAGTGTCAACACACGCTCTGTCTTCATGTCCCACCCGTCCAACAGCTTCCTGTGTGGACAGGATGTTTATGCTTTGGCTCCCTTTCTGGACCTGCTCAACCACCGTCCTGACGTGCAG gtCAAAGCAGGTTTCAACCATGTGACAGGATGCTATGAAGTCGGCAGCGTCTCGGGGACGCCGAGCCACCAGCAGGCCTTCATCCACTACGGCTCCCACGACAGCCAGCGCCTGCTGCTGGAGTACGGCTTCGTCGCCCCCTCCAACCCCCACAGCGTGGTCTACGTGGATccag ATGTCCTGGCAGACGTCTTAAGAGGAGACAGGAGTTTGGACCAGAAGATGAAGTTCCTCAGAGACAACGACTTCCTCCA TGATCTGAGTGTGTCCAGTGAAGGTCCCAGCTGGAGGCTGATGATGGCGCTCAGGCTGCTGTCGCTGCCACAGACACTGTA tcACCACTGGAGGGCGGTGTTGCTCGGTCAGGTGGtgtgtgaagacagagaggggtgGAGCGTCCAGACGGCGAAGACTCTCTGTCAGAGACTgctacaggacacacacacagctctggaTAAG atctccctcctcctcctgcagcgcGACCAGGCCGTCAGGGAGCAGCTCCACGTGGTCCAGTCGCTGCGGCAGGAGGAGAGGTGCATCCTGGGAAGCTGTCTTGAGGTACTGGAGGACACCCTGAGACAACCGGACCAACTGTTGTCATGCCAACCCCATGTTGACGTCTGA
- the setd4 gene encoding SET domain-containing protein 4 isoform X4, whose protein sequence is MCPLSLCPLSLCVLCLSVSSLSVSSVALCPLSLCLLSLCPLSLCSLSLCPLSHCVLCRSASSVALCPLSLSSVPLCSLSVSSLSLCPLSLSLCPLSLPLSHCILCRSVSSVSLCLLSLCPLSLCPLSLCVLSLTVSSVSVSSVYVSSVSVSSVSVSSLCPLSLCPLSLCPLSLCPLSLCVLCLCVLCLSVSSVSVSSVYVSSVSVSSVSLRPLSLCVLCLTVSSVSVSSVYVSSVSVSSVSVSSLSVSSLCVLSLCVLCLTASSVTLCPLSLCVLCLTVSSVSVSSVSVSSLSVSSVSLCPLSVSSVSLCPLSLRPLSHCILCCSVSSVSLCPLSLCPLSLCVLSLCPLSLCPLSLCPLSLCVLSLCPLSVSSVSLCHQLQYVRLMKFLHRRGFTSELLRPALFTDTGRGLQALKTIKPGQLLISLPESCLLTTSTVLNSYLGHYVKSWKPRLSPLLALCVFLVCERHRGEASDWFPYIDTLPTTYTCPAYFTDDVMAVLPACLQRRASEQRDAVRELHGLNQDFFRSLQPILSQPVEEVLSYEALRWAWCSVNTRSVFMSHPSNSFLCGQDVYALAPFLDLLNHRPDVQVKAGFNHVTGCYEVGSVSGTPSHQQAFIHYGSHDSQRLLLEYGFVAPSNPHSVVYVDPGGT, encoded by the exons atgtgtcctctgtctctgtgtcctctgtctctctgtgtcctctgtctctctgtgtcctctctctctgtgtcctctgtcgctctgtgtcctctgtctctgtgtcttctgtctctgtgtcctctctctctgtgttctctctctctgtgtcctctgtctcactgtgtcctctgtcgCTCTGCGtcctctgttgctctgtgtcctctgtctctgtcctctgtccctctgtgttctctctctgtgtcctctctctctctgtgtcctctctctctctctctgtgtcctctctctctgcctctctctcactgcatCCTCTGTcgctctgtgtcctctgtctcactgtgtcttctgtctctgtgtcctctctctctgtgtcctctgtctctctgtgtcctctctctcactgtgtcctctgtctctgtgtcttctgtttatgtgtcctctgtctctgtgtcttctgtctctgtgtcctctctgtgtcctctgtctctgtgtcctctctctctgtgtcctctgtctctgtgtcctctgtctctctgtgttctctgtctctgtgtcctctgtctctctgtgtcctctgtctctgtgtcttctgtttatgtgtcctctgtctctgtgtcctctgtctcactgcGTCCTCTGTcgctctgtgtcctctgtctcactgtgtcctctgtctctgtgtcttctgtttatgtgtcctctgtctctgtgtcttctgtctctgtgtcctctctctctgtgtcctctctctgtgtcctctctctctgtgtcctctgtctcactgcgtcctctgtcactctgtgtcctctgtcgctctgtgtcctctgtctcactgtgtcctctgtctctgtgtcttctgtctctgtgtcctctctctctgtgtcctctgtctctctgtgtcctctctctgtgtcctctgtctctctgtgtcctctgtctctgcgtcctctgtctcactgcatcctctgttgctctgtgtcctctgtctcactgtgtcctctgtctctgtgtcctctgtccctctgtgttctctctctgtgtcctctctctctctgtcctctctctctgtgtcctctgtctctctgtgtcctctctctgtgtcctctctctgtgtcctcagtctctctgtgtcacCAGCTGCAGTACGTGAGGCTGATGAAGTTTCTTCATCGACGAGGGTTCACCTCAGAGCTGTTGCGGCCCGCCCTCTTCACAG acacaggcAGAGGACTGCAGGCTCTCAAGACCATAAAG CCCGGCCAGCTGCTCATTTCTCTGCCTGAGTCTTGTCTCCTCACAACCTCGACTGTCCTGAACAGCTACCTGGGACATTATGTCAAGAG CTGGAAGCCCCGGCTCTCTCCCCTGCTGGCGCTCTGTGTCTTCCTGGTGTGCGAGCGGCACAGAGGAGAGGCCTCTGATTGGTTCCCGTACATCGACACGCTGCCCACCACTTACACCTGCCCCGCCTACTTCACAGACGACGTCATGGCtgtcctgcctgcctgtctgcagagACGGGCGTCAGAGCAGAGGGACGCGGTGCGAGAACTGCACGGCCTCAATCAGGACTTCTTCAG ATCCCTGCAGCCAATCCTGAGTCAGCCTGTGGAGGAGGTGTTGTCATATGAGGCAttgag GTGGGCCTGGTGCAGTGTCAACACACGCTCTGTCTTCATGTCCCACCCGTCCAACAGCTTCCTGTGTGGACAGGATGTTTATGCTTTGGCTCCCTTTCTGGACCTGCTCAACCACCGTCCTGACGTGCAG gtCAAAGCAGGTTTCAACCATGTGACAGGATGCTATGAAGTCGGCAGCGTCTCGGGGACGCCGAGCCACCAGCAGGCCTTCATCCACTACGGCTCCCACGACAGCCAGCGCCTGCTGCTGGAGTACGGCTTCGTCGCCCCCTCCAACCCCCACAGCGTGGTCTACGTGGATccag GAGGGACGTAA
- the setd4 gene encoding SET domain-containing protein 4 isoform X3: MCPLSLCPLSLCVLCLSVSSLSVSSVALCPLSLCLLSLCPLSLCSLSLCPLSHCVLCRSASSVALCPLSLSSVPLCSLSVSSLSLCPLSLSLCPLSLPLSHCILCRSVSSVSLCLLSLCPLSLCPLSLCVLSLTVSSVSVSSVYVSSVSVSSVSVSSLCPLSLCPLSLCPLSLCPLSLCVLCLCVLCLSVSSVSVSSVYVSSVSVSSVSLRPLSLCVLCLTVSSVSVSSVYVSSVSVSSVSVSSLSVSSLCVLSLCVLCLTASSVTLCPLSLCVLCLTVSSVSVSSVSVSSLSVSSVSLCPLSVSSVSLCPLSLRPLSHCILCCSVSSVSLCPLSLCPLSLCVLSLCPLSLCPLSLCPLSLCVLSLCPLSVSSVSLCHQLQYVRLMKFLHRRGFTSELLRPALFTDTGRGLQALKTIKPGQLLISLPESCLLTTSTVLNSYLGHYVKSWKPRLSPLLALCVFLVCERHRGEASDWFPYIDTLPTTYTCPAYFTDDVMAVLPACLQRRASEQRDAVRELHGLNQDFFRSLQPILSQPVEEVLSYEALRWAWCSVNTRSVFMSHPSNSFLCGQDVYALAPFLDLLNHRPDVQVKAGFNHVTGCYEVGSVSGTPSHQQAFIHYGSHDSQRLLLEYGFVAPSNPHSVVYVDPDVLADVLRGDRSLDQKMKFLRDNDFLHDLSVSSEGPSWRLMMALRLLSLPQTLYHHWRAVLLGQVVCEDREGWSVQTAKTLCQRLLQDTHTALDKISLLLLQRDQAVREQLHVVQSLRQEERCILGSCLEVLEDTLRQPDQLLSCQPHVDV; encoded by the exons atgtgtcctctgtctctgtgtcctctgtctctctgtgtcctctgtctctctgtgtcctctctctctgtgtcctctgtcgctctgtgtcctctgtctctgtgtcttctgtctctgtgtcctctctctctgtgttctctctctctgtgtcctctgtctcactgtgtcctctgtcgCTCTGCGtcctctgttgctctgtgtcctctgtctctgtcctctgtccctctgtgttctctctctgtgtcctctctctctctgtgtcctctctctctctctctgtgtcctctctctctgcctctctctcactgcatCCTCTGTcgctctgtgtcctctgtctcactgtgtcttctgtctctgtgtcctctctctctgtgtcctctgtctctctgtgtcctctctctcactgtgtcctctgtctctgtgtcttctgtttatgtgtcctctgtctctgtgtcttctgtctctgtgtcctctctgtgtcctctgtctctgtgtcctctctctctgtgtcctctgtctctgtgtcctctgtctctctgtgttctctgtctctgtgtcctctgtctctctgtgtcctctgtctctgtgtcttctgtttatgtgtcctctgtctctgtgtcctctgtctcactgcGTCCTCTGTcgctctgtgtcctctgtctcactgtgtcctctgtctctgtgtcttctgtttatgtgtcctctgtctctgtgtcttctgtctctgtgtcctctctctctgtgtcctctctctgtgtcctctctctctgtgtcctctgtctcactgcgtcctctgtcactctgtgtcctctgtcgctctgtgtcctctgtctcactgtgtcctctgtctctgtgtcttctgtctctgtgtcctctctctctgtgtcctctgtctctctgtgtcctctctctgtgtcctctgtctctctgtgtcctctgtctctgcgtcctctgtctcactgcatcctctgttgctctgtgtcctctgtctcactgtgtcctctgtctctgtgtcctctgtccctctgtgttctctctctgtgtcctctctctctctgtcctctctctctgtgtcctctgtctctctgtgtcctctctctgtgtcctctctctgtgtcctcagtctctctgtgtcacCAGCTGCAGTACGTGAGGCTGATGAAGTTTCTTCATCGACGAGGGTTCACCTCAGAGCTGTTGCGGCCCGCCCTCTTCACAG acacaggcAGAGGACTGCAGGCTCTCAAGACCATAAAG CCCGGCCAGCTGCTCATTTCTCTGCCTGAGTCTTGTCTCCTCACAACCTCGACTGTCCTGAACAGCTACCTGGGACATTATGTCAAGAG CTGGAAGCCCCGGCTCTCTCCCCTGCTGGCGCTCTGTGTCTTCCTGGTGTGCGAGCGGCACAGAGGAGAGGCCTCTGATTGGTTCCCGTACATCGACACGCTGCCCACCACTTACACCTGCCCCGCCTACTTCACAGACGACGTCATGGCtgtcctgcctgcctgtctgcagagACGGGCGTCAGAGCAGAGGGACGCGGTGCGAGAACTGCACGGCCTCAATCAGGACTTCTTCAG ATCCCTGCAGCCAATCCTGAGTCAGCCTGTGGAGGAGGTGTTGTCATATGAGGCAttgag GTGGGCCTGGTGCAGTGTCAACACACGCTCTGTCTTCATGTCCCACCCGTCCAACAGCTTCCTGTGTGGACAGGATGTTTATGCTTTGGCTCCCTTTCTGGACCTGCTCAACCACCGTCCTGACGTGCAG gtCAAAGCAGGTTTCAACCATGTGACAGGATGCTATGAAGTCGGCAGCGTCTCGGGGACGCCGAGCCACCAGCAGGCCTTCATCCACTACGGCTCCCACGACAGCCAGCGCCTGCTGCTGGAGTACGGCTTCGTCGCCCCCTCCAACCCCCACAGCGTGGTCTACGTGGATccag ATGTCCTGGCAGACGTCTTAAGAGGAGACAGGAGTTTGGACCAGAAGATGAAGTTCCTCAGAGACAACGACTTCCTCCA TGATCTGAGTGTGTCCAGTGAAGGTCCCAGCTGGAGGCTGATGATGGCGCTCAGGCTGCTGTCGCTGCCACAGACACTGTA tcACCACTGGAGGGCGGTGTTGCTCGGTCAGGTGGtgtgtgaagacagagaggggtgGAGCGTCCAGACGGCGAAGACTCTCTGTCAGAGACTgctacaggacacacacacagctctggaTAAG atctccctcctcctcctgcagcgcGACCAGGCCGTCAGGGAGCAGCTCCACGTGGTCCAGTCGCTGCGGCAGGAGGAGAGGTGCATCCTGGGAAGCTGTCTTGAGGTACTGGAGGACACCCTGAGACAACCGGACCAACTGTTGTCATGCCAACCCCATGTTGACGTCTGA